The Dehalococcoidia bacterium genome window below encodes:
- a CDS encoding PKD domain-containing protein has translation MCRNRENRSWLRRLMVWVLTLSLIPTFIFATPAAAAGTTSVTITKYDAHGNVVSSLVVTWEQMRDHYMGLPVYGDGIIHYYCEGPNFDEARTFDSLWDPSETGNIDSRDYGAAIGTDVKDLCNLVGGAEPGYTIKTTASDNWSKVWDYDTIYDPNPLFGRIALTWYTADGAETGSGYVPTDYSTGMRLLFFTDIADATGRHVAGDYDSHQSLPENRWYYYYDGQWWPTTSGMSGKYINRIDIRPPTMVSCDASGNTKENFAPGETVYAKGQGLTASRNYKLWVQSEPAVWKASARGDTVPGATFPADMNSAMDPSGSQESVTTDASGDFNPVAIWTIPSSATPQKYDIVADNQAAGTVGTFDTNDGADSPGFEGFSVVELPPATTAAFTADVTSGTAPLTVHFTDQSTGSPTSWAWDFDNNGTVDSIAQNPSYVYASAGTYTVKLTATNAGGSDEETKTNYITVTSGGSQPAWDLNGDHVCNIGDVVKVGLQWGLTGASGWIPEDLNNDGVINIGDVVVLGLHWMQSW, from the coding sequence ATGTGCAGAAACAGGGAGAACAGGAGTTGGTTAAGAAGACTCATGGTGTGGGTGCTGACACTGAGCCTCATCCCCACGTTCATTTTCGCAACACCGGCTGCCGCTGCCGGCACGACTTCGGTCACCATCACCAAATACGATGCCCACGGTAACGTGGTTAGCTCCCTGGTGGTTACCTGGGAACAGATGAGAGACCACTATATGGGGTTGCCGGTCTATGGCGATGGTATCATCCATTACTACTGCGAGGGGCCGAACTTCGATGAAGCCAGAACTTTTGATTCGTTATGGGATCCCAGTGAGACGGGTAATATTGATAGCCGGGACTATGGAGCGGCGATCGGGACGGATGTCAAAGACCTGTGCAATCTGGTGGGCGGCGCTGAGCCGGGTTATACGATCAAAACAACAGCCTCTGATAACTGGAGCAAGGTCTGGGACTATGATACTATCTACGACCCGAACCCACTCTTTGGAAGAATCGCCCTTACCTGGTATACCGCTGATGGAGCGGAAACCGGCAGCGGCTATGTGCCCACCGACTACAGTACCGGCATGAGGCTGCTGTTCTTTACCGATATTGCCGATGCCACCGGGAGGCATGTCGCCGGCGATTATGATTCGCATCAGAGCCTGCCCGAAAACCGCTGGTATTACTACTATGACGGGCAGTGGTGGCCTACTACCAGCGGGATGTCCGGGAAATACATTAACCGGATCGATATCCGTCCGCCGACCATGGTTTCCTGCGATGCTTCCGGAAACACCAAGGAGAACTTTGCTCCCGGTGAGACGGTCTATGCCAAAGGTCAGGGCCTGACCGCGAGCCGGAACTATAAGCTGTGGGTCCAGTCGGAACCGGCCGTCTGGAAGGCGAGCGCCAGAGGGGATACCGTGCCGGGGGCGACGTTTCCCGCTGACATGAACAGCGCTATGGATCCTTCCGGCTCCCAGGAATCGGTTACCACGGACGCCAGCGGAGATTTCAACCCGGTAGCCATCTGGACCATTCCTTCCTCGGCGACGCCGCAGAAATACGATATCGTGGCCGATAATCAGGCAGCCGGGACCGTGGGGACTTTCGATACCAATGATGGGGCAGATTCCCCCGGCTTCGAGGGGTTCTCCGTTGTAGAACTCCCGCCGGCGACGACTGCTGCTTTCACTGCTGATGTAACTTCGGGCACTGCCCCGCTGACGGTCCACTTCACCGACCAGTCAACCGGATCGCCCACAAGCTGGGCCTGGGACTTCGATAACAACGGCACGGTTGATTCCATCGCCCAGAACCCGTCTTACGTTTATGCCAGCGCTGGCACTTACACGGTCAAGCTCACGGCCACCAATGCAGGCGGCAGCGATGAGGAGACAAAGACAAACTACATTACCGTGACGAGCGGTGGATCCCAGCCGGCCTGGGACCTGAACGGTGACCATGTCTGCAACATCGGGGATGTGGTCAAGGTGGGGCTACAATGGGGCCTGACTGGTGCTTCCGGCTGGATTCCGGAAGACCTGAATAACGACGGGGTTATCAACATCGGGGATGTTGTCGTGCTGGGCCTGCACTGGATGCAGAGTTGGTAG